From one Aggregicoccus sp. 17bor-14 genomic stretch:
- a CDS encoding amino acid adenylation domain-containing protein: MKRGSLFDLVCEGAARVPRSKPALLTATGSLSYGALLDGARGIAATLREAGVPPGARVGLCLEKGPGAVQALLGALAAGCAYVPLDPRSPPARCAAIARNCELAALVVDVPHLQHLPTLLEGLSPRIVLVDGAEPSQLALARENPFLPPLLPLQAAAQHPPAALPELRPEQVAYLLYTSGSTGTPKGVVHTHGSGIAFTRWVQRTFRTGPQDVFSSHAPLHFDLSISDLFAALGSGASVRLFSSVEAMLPPHLVRTVRQLGITVWYSVPSVLTQMMEAGGLEQGGLPSVRVLLFAGEVFPTPQLRRLRRAVPHAQLWNLFGPTETNVCTAYQVPEELPPGDAPIPIGHTCTGLESFVLDDEGREIRDDREGTLWVRGPHLMQGYWADPARTHATLQPDPRGVPGLAYCTGDRVRREPDGAFRFHGRRDHQVKTRGFRVELGEIEAALAAHPEVLEAVAVPLPDPQLGNRIVASVLLRTGGQVEPQALRAFCAERLPAYMVPERIAVHGELPRTSTSKADRTALKKAWETGAGA; the protein is encoded by the coding sequence ATGAAACGAGGCTCTCTCTTCGACCTGGTGTGCGAGGGCGCCGCGCGCGTTCCCCGCAGCAAGCCCGCGCTGCTCACCGCCACGGGCTCCCTGAGCTACGGCGCGCTGCTGGACGGAGCGCGCGGCATCGCGGCCACCCTGCGCGAGGCGGGCGTGCCGCCGGGCGCGCGCGTGGGGCTGTGCCTGGAGAAGGGGCCGGGCGCGGTGCAGGCGCTCCTGGGCGCGCTCGCCGCGGGCTGCGCCTACGTGCCCCTGGACCCGCGCTCGCCGCCCGCGCGCTGCGCCGCCATCGCGCGCAACTGCGAGCTCGCGGCGCTGGTGGTGGACGTGCCTCACCTGCAGCACCTGCCCACGCTGCTCGAGGGGCTCAGCCCCCGCATCGTGCTGGTGGACGGCGCCGAGCCCAGCCAGCTCGCGCTCGCGCGCGAGAACCCCTTCCTGCCCCCGCTGCTGCCGCTGCAGGCGGCCGCGCAGCACCCGCCCGCGGCGCTGCCCGAGCTTCGCCCCGAGCAGGTGGCCTACCTGCTCTACACCTCGGGCAGCACCGGCACGCCCAAGGGCGTGGTGCACACGCACGGCTCGGGCATCGCCTTCACGCGCTGGGTGCAGCGCACGTTCCGGACCGGCCCGCAGGACGTGTTCAGCAGCCACGCGCCGCTGCACTTCGACCTCTCCATCTCGGACCTCTTCGCCGCGCTGGGCTCGGGCGCGAGCGTGCGCCTCTTCAGCTCGGTGGAGGCGATGCTGCCGCCGCACCTGGTGCGCACGGTGCGGCAGCTGGGCATCACCGTCTGGTACTCGGTGCCCAGCGTGCTCACCCAGATGATGGAGGCAGGCGGGCTCGAGCAGGGAGGGCTGCCCAGCGTGCGCGTCCTGCTCTTCGCGGGCGAGGTGTTCCCCACGCCGCAGCTGCGCAGGCTGCGGCGCGCAGTGCCCCACGCCCAGCTGTGGAACCTCTTCGGTCCCACGGAGACCAACGTGTGCACCGCGTACCAGGTGCCCGAGGAGCTGCCGCCCGGGGATGCGCCCATCCCCATTGGCCACACCTGCACGGGGCTCGAGAGCTTCGTGCTGGACGACGAGGGGCGGGAGATCCGCGACGACCGCGAGGGCACCCTGTGGGTGCGCGGGCCGCACCTGATGCAGGGCTACTGGGCGGACCCCGCGCGCACGCACGCCACGCTGCAGCCGGACCCGCGCGGGGTGCCCGGCCTCGCCTACTGCACGGGGGACCGGGTGCGGCGCGAGCCGGACGGGGCCTTCCGCTTCCACGGCCGGCGCGACCACCAGGTGAAGACGCGCGGCTTCCGCGTGGAGCTGGGGGAGATCGAGGCCGCGCTCGCCGCGCACCCCGAGGTGCTCGAGGCGGTGGCGGTGCCGCTGCCGGACCCGCAGCTGGGCAACCGCATCGTGGCCTCGGTGCTCCTGCGCACCGGAGGCCAGGTGGAGCCGCAGGCCCTGCGCGCCTTCTGCGCGGAGCGGCTGCCCGCGTACATGGTGCCCGAGCGCATCGCGGTACACGGAGAGCTGCCGCGCACCTCCACGAGCAAGGCGGACCGCACGGCGTTGAAGAAGGCGTGGGAAACGGGGGCAGGGGCATGA
- a CDS encoding serine O-acetyltransferase, whose translation MRPEAPSSPTPRLSARARFHADLSRYLGARAPGTRLQRLGVLLRTEPLWALATFRFGQYLHEEASRPVRLLCKLPFALAHRAVSWGLGIHLYPQTQVGPGLYIGHWGGIWVSPHARIGAHCNVNHAVTIGCAGEGERGPELADRVWVGPSATITGPVKVGEGAVIGANSLVVANVPPQAVVVGVPARAVSYTGSARLLEPRTPGASVAQAAAAVAPETAARVQVGPGPGPNRAVVRPEAPEDPLRPAEPSASPAVTSAPTVELEPPRPG comes from the coding sequence GTGAGGCCTGAGGCTCCCTCGTCACCCACGCCCCGCCTCTCGGCCCGCGCGCGCTTTCACGCGGACCTCAGCCGCTACCTCGGCGCGCGCGCGCCGGGCACCCGGCTGCAGCGGCTCGGCGTGCTGCTGCGCACCGAGCCCCTGTGGGCGCTGGCCACCTTCCGCTTCGGGCAGTACCTGCACGAGGAGGCGAGCCGGCCGGTGCGCCTGCTGTGCAAGCTGCCCTTTGCGCTCGCGCACCGCGCGGTGTCCTGGGGCCTGGGCATCCACCTCTACCCGCAGACGCAGGTGGGGCCGGGCCTCTACATCGGGCACTGGGGCGGCATCTGGGTCTCGCCCCACGCGCGCATCGGCGCGCACTGCAACGTGAACCACGCGGTCACCATCGGCTGCGCGGGCGAGGGGGAGCGCGGCCCCGAGCTCGCGGACCGGGTGTGGGTGGGCCCCAGCGCCACCATCACCGGCCCGGTGAAGGTGGGCGAGGGCGCGGTCATCGGCGCCAACTCGCTCGTGGTGGCGAACGTGCCGCCCCAGGCAGTGGTGGTGGGCGTGCCGGCGCGGGCCGTGAGCTACACGGGCTCGGCGCGCCTGCTCGAGCCGCGCACGCCGGGAGCCAGCGTCGCGCAGGCGGCGGCCGCCGTGGCGCCCGAGACCGCGGCGCGCGTGCAGGTGGGGCCGGGGCCGGGGCCGAACCGCGCCGTGGTGCGCCCCGAGGCACCGGAGGACCCGCTGCGTCCCGCGGAGCCCTCGGCCTCACCCGCGGTGACGAGCGCTCCCACCGTGGAGCTCGAGCCGCCGCGGCCCGGCTGA
- a CDS encoding pitrilysin family protein, protein MLHSRWLAAGALLLLGTAAPAQTPSAAQAAHPGGEIQTRTLKNGLKVIVWPDHDIPNVALYNWFHVGSRNEAPGITGLSHFFEHMMFNGAKKYGPGEFDRVLEAAGGSNNAFTSENVTVYQDWFPRTALATVFDLEADRIGHLAIDPKIVESERGVVYSERRSGVDNDNTGLLLEQVQATAYLAHPYQFPVVGWPSDIERWTQKDLERYFRTYYAPNNATLILSGDLTPAEVFALAEKYLGPIPRQPAPEPVRTVEPPQLGERRLVVHKAAQSPLLQMAFHSLSGKDPDLEALQVLLSILTDGDSSRLHRALVEEARVAIQVRGLYDPGFDPSLTLLLVDLPPGGDLAKTESLLSAQLARVAKEGVTDAELRKAKNIAVADFWRSLETINGRAAALGRAEVFQGDYRKLFDTPKRYEAVTREQVRKVAARLFDPNNRTVGTLVPTDDTATQQEAAR, encoded by the coding sequence ATGCTGCACTCTCGTTGGCTGGCCGCAGGAGCGCTGCTCCTGCTCGGCACGGCCGCCCCCGCCCAGACCCCGTCCGCTGCGCAGGCTGCGCACCCCGGCGGAGAGATCCAGACGCGCACGCTGAAGAACGGCCTCAAGGTCATCGTGTGGCCGGACCACGACATCCCCAACGTGGCGCTCTACAACTGGTTCCACGTGGGCAGCCGCAACGAGGCGCCGGGCATCACCGGCCTCAGCCACTTCTTCGAGCACATGATGTTCAACGGCGCGAAGAAGTACGGCCCCGGCGAGTTCGACCGGGTGCTGGAGGCGGCCGGCGGCAGCAACAACGCGTTCACGAGCGAGAACGTGACCGTGTACCAGGACTGGTTCCCGCGCACGGCGCTCGCCACGGTGTTCGACCTCGAGGCGGACCGCATCGGGCACCTGGCCATCGACCCGAAGATCGTGGAGAGCGAGCGCGGCGTCGTCTACTCGGAGCGCCGCTCGGGCGTGGACAACGACAACACCGGCCTGCTGCTCGAGCAGGTGCAGGCCACCGCCTACCTCGCGCACCCCTACCAGTTCCCCGTGGTGGGCTGGCCCAGCGACATCGAGCGCTGGACGCAGAAGGACCTGGAGCGCTACTTCCGCACCTACTACGCGCCCAACAACGCCACCCTCATCCTCAGCGGTGACCTGACGCCGGCGGAGGTGTTCGCGCTCGCGGAGAAGTACCTCGGCCCCATCCCGCGCCAGCCCGCCCCCGAGCCCGTGCGCACGGTGGAGCCGCCGCAGCTGGGCGAGCGCCGGCTCGTGGTGCACAAGGCCGCGCAGAGCCCGCTGTTGCAGATGGCCTTCCACAGCCTCTCGGGCAAGGACCCGGACCTCGAGGCGCTGCAGGTGCTCTTGAGCATCCTCACCGACGGCGACTCGAGCCGCCTGCACCGCGCGCTGGTGGAGGAGGCGCGCGTGGCCATCCAGGTGCGCGGGCTCTACGACCCCGGCTTCGACCCCTCGCTCACCCTGCTGCTGGTGGACCTGCCCCCGGGCGGCGACCTCGCGAAGACCGAGTCGCTGCTCAGCGCGCAGCTCGCGCGCGTGGCGAAGGAGGGCGTGACGGACGCAGAGCTGCGCAAGGCGAAGAACATCGCCGTGGCGGACTTCTGGCGCTCGCTGGAGACCATCAACGGCCGCGCCGCGGCGCTGGGCCGCGCCGAGGTCTTCCAGGGCGACTACCGCAAGCTCTTCGACACGCCCAAGCGCTACGAGGCCGTCACCCGCGAGCAGGTGCGCAAGGTGGCCGCGCGCCTCTTCGACCCCAACAACCGCACCGTGGGCACGCTGGTGCCCACCGACGACACCGCGACCCAGCAGGAGGCCGCACGATGA
- a CDS encoding OmpA family protein yields MGSKTFLLLVVSVLCAASPVRAQQATDTLDLERLELNPSGIGSLVVGAGELMPAGSFRSTILSHYEYSPLTLHVDGQDVGEVVRERLTLHLLRQYSLGQRVEFALQLPIVVYQDGDNLQQFGLPRLSSGGLGSPILSARLALLRSVDGAPLDLALQAASALPFGNAGAYARERGFTFSPRLLASRRFSLPRLPAFLASAEVGATLRPPASLGDVSIHHQLQANVGLATTEGALRGEVALRYGHFLQGGPSIFEVLAGPRYALAENIELVGLGSLGTGSAPGTPDFRILFGVSFTEGTKVVGFTPPPPRAAAPATAPAAASAAAAAPAEAPKPTRVAGRVLDAQTGKPLAGALVTVEGQDLPPVASAAGTGRFLTYDLPAGLATLQVSHEGYEPLSQQLTLVAGQTAEFELQLKPAVKLSALLVSASAGGKPVAATVTLKGPKEDSVSLPAAARGPSKLEVPAGQYTVSVTAEGFLAQTRDVQVSEGGELKVAFELVPEPAKSLVVVKENRIQILQQVHFATGKATLLADSYPLLDQVVSAIVKNDIKRIRIEGHTDNRGNALTNLRLSQTRAQSVADYLVRAGIDASRIEVNGYGGARPIAPNLTSTGRELNRRVEFVILER; encoded by the coding sequence GTGGGCTCGAAGACCTTCCTCCTCCTCGTCGTGAGCGTGCTGTGCGCGGCCTCCCCGGTGCGCGCGCAGCAGGCCACGGACACCCTCGACCTCGAGCGCCTCGAGCTCAACCCCTCCGGCATCGGCTCGCTGGTGGTGGGCGCCGGCGAGCTGATGCCCGCGGGCTCCTTCCGCTCGACCATCCTCTCCCACTACGAATACAGCCCGCTCACGCTCCACGTGGACGGGCAGGACGTGGGCGAGGTGGTGCGCGAGCGGCTCACGCTGCACCTGCTGCGGCAGTACTCGCTCGGCCAGCGCGTGGAGTTCGCGCTGCAGCTGCCCATCGTCGTGTACCAGGACGGAGACAACCTGCAGCAGTTCGGCCTGCCGCGGCTCTCCAGCGGCGGCCTGGGCAGCCCCATCCTCAGCGCGCGCCTCGCGCTGCTGCGCAGCGTGGACGGCGCGCCGCTGGACCTCGCGCTGCAGGCGGCGAGCGCGCTGCCCTTCGGCAACGCAGGGGCCTACGCGCGCGAGCGCGGCTTCACCTTCTCGCCGCGCCTGCTCGCGAGCCGCCGCTTCTCCCTGCCGCGCCTTCCCGCCTTCCTCGCCTCGGCGGAGGTCGGCGCGACGCTGCGGCCGCCGGCCTCGCTCGGCGACGTCTCCATCCACCACCAGCTGCAGGCCAACGTCGGGCTCGCCACCACCGAGGGCGCGCTGCGCGGCGAGGTGGCGCTGCGCTACGGCCACTTCCTGCAGGGCGGCCCGAGCATCTTCGAGGTGCTCGCGGGCCCGCGCTACGCGCTCGCGGAGAACATCGAGCTGGTGGGGCTCGGCTCGCTGGGCACGGGGAGTGCGCCGGGCACGCCCGACTTCCGCATCCTCTTCGGCGTGAGCTTCACGGAGGGCACGAAGGTGGTGGGCTTCACGCCGCCGCCGCCCAGGGCCGCCGCTCCGGCCACCGCGCCTGCGGCTGCCAGTGCAGCCGCGGCCGCGCCTGCCGAGGCACCCAAGCCCACGCGCGTCGCGGGCCGGGTGCTGGATGCGCAGACGGGCAAGCCGCTCGCCGGGGCGCTGGTCACGGTGGAGGGGCAGGACCTGCCGCCGGTGGCCTCGGCCGCGGGGACGGGCCGCTTCCTCACCTACGACCTGCCCGCGGGGCTCGCCACGCTGCAGGTCTCGCACGAGGGCTACGAGCCGCTCTCGCAGCAGCTCACGCTGGTGGCCGGCCAGACGGCGGAGTTCGAGCTCCAGCTGAAGCCCGCGGTGAAGCTCTCCGCGCTGCTGGTCAGCGCCAGCGCGGGCGGCAAGCCGGTGGCGGCGACCGTGACGCTCAAGGGCCCGAAGGAGGACTCGGTGTCGCTGCCGGCGGCCGCTCGCGGCCCCTCGAAGCTCGAGGTCCCCGCAGGCCAGTACACGGTCAGCGTCACCGCCGAGGGCTTCCTCGCGCAGACGCGCGACGTGCAGGTCTCCGAGGGCGGTGAGCTGAAGGTCGCCTTCGAGCTCGTCCCCGAGCCTGCCAAGAGCCTGGTGGTGGTGAAGGAGAACCGCATCCAGATCCTCCAGCAGGTGCACTTCGCCACCGGCAAGGCCACGCTGCTCGCGGACAGCTACCCGCTGCTGGACCAGGTGGTGAGCGCGATCGTGAAGAACGACATCAAGCGCATCCGCATCGAGGGCCACACGGACAACCGCGGCAACGCGCTGACCAACCTGCGCCTGTCCCAGACCCGCGCCCAGTCGGTGGCGGACTACCTGGTGCGCGCCGGCATCGACGCGAGCCGCATCGAGGTCAACGGCTACGGCGGCGCGCGCCCCATCGCCCCCAACCTCACCTCGACTGGGCGCGAGCTGAACCGCCGCGTCGAGTTCGTGATTCTGGAGCGCTAG
- a CDS encoding universal stress protein: MRILLAIDGSAPSSAAVHALDARPWPMPTTVRLISVVQYLYAPDTPLVPEAGLMGDGLESVYRQLEQNAHAALVPVAEALRTRGFDVETVVRLGDPRVEICEEARRWEADLILMGSHGRTGLRAFLMGSVAQSVVRHAPCSVEVVRETHHEPGVEHGASAG, from the coding sequence ATGCGGATCCTGTTGGCCATCGATGGTTCCGCCCCCTCGAGCGCGGCGGTGCACGCCCTGGACGCCCGACCCTGGCCCATGCCCACCACCGTGCGGCTCATCTCGGTGGTGCAGTACCTCTACGCGCCGGACACCCCGCTGGTGCCCGAGGCGGGGCTGATGGGCGACGGGCTGGAGAGCGTGTACCGGCAGCTCGAGCAGAACGCGCACGCCGCGCTCGTCCCCGTGGCCGAGGCGCTGCGCACCCGCGGCTTCGACGTGGAGACGGTGGTGCGGCTCGGCGACCCGCGCGTGGAGATCTGCGAGGAGGCCCGCCGCTGGGAGGCGGACCTCATCCTGATGGGCTCGCACGGGCGCACCGGCCTGCGCGCCTTCCTCATGGGCAGCGTGGCCCAGAGCGTGGTGCGCCACGCGCCCTGCTCCGTGGAGGTGGTGCGCGAGACGCACCACGAGCCAGGCGTGGAGCACGGCGCGAGCGCGGGGTGA
- a CDS encoding acyl carrier protein: MSIESDLQRYISSELVLERGRNQLVQAQEPLLSSGRVDSLGLLQLLDYVEQQYGVSLLAFGEPQSFDTVEGIAQAIRAMRGVPGEA; the protein is encoded by the coding sequence ATGAGCATCGAGAGTGACTTGCAGCGCTACATCTCCAGCGAGCTGGTGCTGGAGCGGGGACGCAACCAGCTGGTGCAGGCGCAGGAGCCGCTGCTGTCGTCGGGACGGGTGGACTCGCTGGGGCTCTTGCAGCTGCTGGACTACGTGGAGCAGCAGTACGGGGTGAGCCTGCTCGCCTTCGGGGAGCCGCAGTCCTTCGACACGGTGGAGGGCATCGCACAGGCCATCCGGGCGATGCGCGGGGTGCCCGGTGAGGCCTGA
- a CDS encoding pitrilysin family protein produces the protein MSARIAFLLVALSLSAPALAAPTPAPAPAAAAKSPVKGSVTLPEPTRVQLKNGALLLLVERHEVPLVAFSARLRGGALGDPEGKEGLASLTAELLQKGAGARNAAQFADAVDGAGAHLDVDAGREALLVDGQFMARDTGLMVELLSDLLLRPRFEAAELEKTRARMVSELAAVKDGDLRGLVGTYFDAFHFAGHPYARPATGSEESLSRLTREDVLAYARTQLGADRLILSVVGDFDAKQLAAQLERALGGWGKAAAPAPVAPPSPHPQGRRVLLVDKPDATQTYFWLGNTGISRTDPERVDVQVGNTVFGGRFTSLINTALRIKSGLSYGANSVVMRETQAGPMAIASYTKTESTGQALDLALETLRSYRANGMDAATLASAKTYVLGQFPTTLETSPQQAAKLAELAFYGLDASDVNGFAAQVQAADRAHVKQVMQRVLPTPEDYTLVLIGKASAIREVAKKYGPVTEMKLSDKRFSPGPVAPAR, from the coding sequence ATGAGCGCGCGCATCGCATTTCTTCTCGTGGCGCTGAGCCTCTCGGCTCCGGCCCTCGCCGCACCGACCCCGGCCCCGGCTCCGGCCGCCGCCGCGAAGTCCCCCGTGAAAGGCAGCGTCACGCTGCCCGAGCCCACGCGGGTGCAGCTGAAGAACGGCGCGCTGCTGCTGCTGGTGGAGCGCCACGAGGTGCCGCTCGTCGCCTTCAGCGCGCGGCTGCGCGGCGGCGCGCTGGGAGACCCCGAGGGCAAGGAGGGGCTCGCGTCGCTCACCGCGGAGCTGCTGCAGAAGGGCGCGGGCGCCCGCAACGCCGCGCAGTTCGCCGACGCGGTGGACGGCGCGGGCGCGCACCTGGACGTGGACGCCGGGCGCGAGGCGCTGCTGGTGGACGGCCAGTTCATGGCGCGCGACACCGGGCTGATGGTGGAGCTGCTCAGCGACCTGCTCCTGCGCCCGCGCTTCGAGGCGGCGGAGCTGGAGAAGACGCGCGCGCGCATGGTGTCCGAGCTCGCGGCGGTGAAGGACGGAGACCTGCGCGGGCTGGTGGGCACCTACTTCGATGCCTTCCACTTCGCAGGCCACCCCTACGCGCGGCCCGCCACGGGCAGCGAGGAGAGCCTGTCCAGGCTCACCCGCGAGGACGTGCTCGCGTACGCGCGCACGCAGCTGGGCGCGGACCGGCTCATCCTCAGCGTGGTGGGTGACTTCGACGCGAAGCAGCTCGCGGCGCAGCTGGAGCGCGCGCTGGGCGGCTGGGGCAAGGCCGCGGCGCCTGCGCCGGTGGCGCCGCCCTCACCGCACCCGCAGGGCCGGCGCGTGCTGCTGGTGGACAAGCCGGACGCGACCCAGACCTACTTCTGGCTGGGCAACACGGGCATCAGCCGCACGGACCCGGAGCGCGTGGACGTGCAGGTGGGCAACACGGTGTTCGGTGGCCGCTTCACCTCGCTCATCAACACCGCGCTGCGCATCAAGAGCGGCCTGAGCTACGGGGCCAACTCCGTGGTGATGCGCGAGACGCAGGCGGGCCCGATGGCCATCGCCAGCTACACGAAGACGGAGAGCACGGGGCAGGCGCTGGACCTGGCGCTGGAGACCCTGCGCAGCTACCGCGCGAACGGCATGGACGCGGCGACGCTGGCCTCGGCGAAGACCTACGTGCTGGGGCAGTTCCCCACCACGCTGGAGACGAGCCCGCAGCAGGCGGCGAAGCTCGCGGAGCTCGCCTTCTACGGCCTGGACGCGAGCGACGTGAACGGCTTCGCGGCGCAGGTGCAGGCGGCGGACCGCGCGCACGTGAAGCAGGTGATGCAGCGCGTGCTGCCCACCCCCGAGGACTACACGCTGGTGCTCATCGGCAAGGCGAGCGCCATCCGCGAGGTGGCGAAGAAGTACGGCCCGGTGACGGAGATGAAGCTGAGCGACAAGCGCTTCAGCCCCGGCCCCGTGGCCCCGGCGCGCTGA
- a CDS encoding DUF5335 family protein codes for MQRTREIPREGWAAYLAGLSRHEHGHRVRIELESEGLGAQHFAEQMPLRDIRWEARGSEAGAICVQVGRDDEELTHWIGAPTRVYAEESDDGELGCLDIEAEPQGKTLIFFEPAEAEPWMH; via the coding sequence ATGCAACGGACACGAGAGATTCCCCGCGAGGGCTGGGCGGCATACCTCGCCGGCCTCAGCCGCCACGAGCACGGCCACCGGGTGCGCATCGAGCTGGAGAGCGAGGGGCTCGGCGCGCAGCACTTCGCCGAGCAGATGCCGCTGCGCGACATCCGCTGGGAGGCGCGCGGCTCGGAGGCCGGCGCCATCTGCGTGCAGGTGGGCCGCGACGACGAGGAGCTCACCCACTGGATCGGCGCGCCCACGCGCGTGTACGCGGAGGAGAGCGACGACGGCGAGCTCGGCTGCCTGGACATCGAGGCCGAGCCCCAGGGCAAGACGCTCATCTTCTTCGAGCCCGCCGAGGCCGAGCCATGGATGCACTGA
- a CDS encoding acyl-CoA dehydrogenase family protein yields the protein MNFFEPNEEQRALCESVRQFGRTLNEGLAQRDAEGRFDREAWRRCAEFGIPGLPLPREYGGSGADLMTTLLAMMALGHGCRDNGLVFSLNAQMWAFQLPVLKFGTEAQRQRYLPPLASGERIGAHAVTEPSHGSDAMGMRTRARREGDCYVLDGTKTFITNGPVADVLLVFATVNPALKSLGVTGFLVDRETPGLTLSRPIPKMGIRTSPMGEVVLEGCRVPVSARLGPEGAGGSIFNAAMAWERTCIFAAHLGAMERLLDDCVAYAKGREQFGQPISRHPEIADKLVDMKVALEAGRLLLYRAAAARDAGKDAILEAAMAKLFVSEAHVRQALAAIQLHGGYGFTTEYGVERELRDAVPGTLYSGTSEMQRKIIARLMGLS from the coding sequence GTGAATTTCTTCGAGCCGAACGAGGAGCAGCGCGCGCTGTGCGAGTCGGTGCGCCAGTTCGGGCGCACCCTCAACGAGGGGCTCGCGCAGCGCGATGCCGAGGGGCGCTTCGACCGCGAGGCCTGGCGGCGCTGCGCCGAGTTCGGCATCCCGGGCCTCCCGCTGCCGCGCGAGTACGGCGGCAGCGGCGCGGACCTGATGACCACGCTGCTCGCGATGATGGCGCTGGGCCACGGCTGCCGCGACAACGGGCTCGTCTTCTCCCTCAACGCCCAGATGTGGGCCTTCCAGCTGCCAGTGCTCAAGTTCGGCACCGAGGCGCAGCGGCAGCGCTACCTGCCGCCGCTCGCGAGCGGAGAGCGCATCGGGGCGCATGCCGTCACCGAGCCCTCACACGGCTCGGACGCCATGGGCATGCGCACGCGCGCCCGGCGCGAGGGCGACTGCTATGTCCTCGACGGCACCAAGACCTTCATCACCAACGGCCCCGTCGCGGACGTGCTGCTGGTGTTCGCCACGGTGAACCCGGCGCTCAAGAGCCTCGGGGTCACCGGCTTCCTCGTGGACCGCGAGACGCCCGGGCTCACGCTGAGCCGCCCCATCCCCAAGATGGGCATCCGCACCTCGCCCATGGGCGAGGTGGTGCTCGAGGGCTGCCGGGTGCCGGTGAGCGCGCGGCTGGGCCCGGAGGGCGCGGGCGGCAGCATCTTCAACGCGGCGATGGCCTGGGAGCGCACCTGCATCTTCGCCGCGCACCTGGGCGCGATGGAGCGGCTGCTCGACGACTGCGTGGCGTACGCGAAGGGGCGCGAGCAGTTCGGACAGCCCATCTCGCGCCACCCGGAGATCGCCGACAAGCTGGTGGACATGAAGGTGGCGCTCGAGGCGGGGCGGCTCCTGCTCTACCGCGCCGCGGCCGCACGCGACGCCGGCAAGGACGCCATCCTGGAAGCGGCCATGGCCAAGCTCTTCGTGTCCGAAGCGCACGTGCGCCAGGCGCTCGCGGCCATCCAGCTCCACGGCGGCTACGGCTTCACCACCGAGTACGGGGTGGAGCGGGAGCTGCGCGACGCCGTGCCGGGGACCCTCTACTCGGGTACCTCGGAGATGCAGCGCAAGATCATCGCTCGCCTGATGGGGTTGTCATGA
- a CDS encoding universal stress protein — MPPAPPAQRPVQHILVGIDGSESSRRAARFAFALAEPLGARLTLLLVLEPPRVLSFGPLDGFAVAGNPMDPAHLAAARALLQEVGAGVPPERVAHVVEVGEPADTLCAQAEALGADLVVVGARGQAAAGRWLLGSVSDRVVHHARRPVTVVH, encoded by the coding sequence GTGCCCCCTGCTCCCCCTGCGCAGCGCCCCGTGCAGCACATCCTCGTCGGCATCGACGGCTCGGAGAGCTCGCGGCGCGCCGCGCGCTTCGCCTTCGCGCTCGCGGAGCCGCTCGGCGCGAGGCTCACCCTGCTGCTGGTGCTCGAGCCGCCGCGGGTGCTCAGCTTCGGGCCGCTCGATGGCTTCGCCGTGGCGGGCAACCCCATGGACCCCGCGCACCTCGCGGCGGCGCGCGCGCTGCTGCAGGAGGTGGGCGCGGGCGTGCCGCCGGAGCGCGTGGCGCACGTGGTGGAGGTGGGCGAGCCCGCGGACACCCTGTGCGCCCAGGCCGAAGCCCTGGGCGCGGACCTGGTGGTGGTGGGCGCGCGCGGGCAGGCCGCCGCGGGGCGCTGGCTGCTGGGCTCGGTGAGCGACCGCGTGGTGCACCACGCCCGCAGGCCCGTCACCGTGGTGCACTAG